A region from the Catellatospora sp. TT07R-123 genome encodes:
- a CDS encoding response regulator transcription factor — protein MARERSEEPTVIQRRILLLLAAGFTVQTITKLVFLSERAVHDHIAVLKQTTGAKNQFSLGAEAAKRGWLDEEEEKRR, from the coding sequence ATGGCACGCGAACGGTCAGAGGAGCCCACTGTCATTCAGCGGCGCATCCTCCTGCTGCTCGCCGCCGGTTTCACCGTGCAGACCATCACCAAGCTGGTCTTCCTCAGCGAGCGCGCCGTCCACGACCACATCGCGGTCCTCAAGCAGACGACGGGCGCCAAGAACCAGTTCTCCCTCGGCGCCGAGGCCGCCAAGCGCGGCTGGCTGGACGAGGAAGAAGAGAAGCGGCGCTGA
- the glmU gene encoding bifunctional UDP-N-acetylglucosamine diphosphorylase/glucosamine-1-phosphate N-acetyltransferase GlmU, producing the protein MTRTVIVLAAGEGKRMKSDLPKVLHPLLGRSLVGHVLAAAAPLDAQTLVVVGHRADQVAAHLAETAPDARTALQEQQNGTGHAVRIALEALGEVAGTVVVLNGDVPLLREQTLTDLVTAHESAGAAATVLGATVPDPSGLGRLIRDADGALTRIVEQRDATADERAVREINAGIYAFDAAALRVALSKLNSHNDQGEEYLTDVFGLLVAEGSPVRVHLADDHTETLGCNDRAELAALRALMRDRINTALMKSGVTIIDPATTWIDATVTVERDAVLEPNVQLRGATAVAAGAVVGPDVTLIDTTVGEQAEVVRAHAVQAEIGPKVSVGPYAYLRPGAVIGRKGKVGTFVEIKNATLGEGTKVPHLSYVGDATIGEQTNIGAGNLFANYSGTVKNHTVIGSHVKTACDTTFVAPVRVGDGSYTAAGSVIDKDVPPGTLAVARAHQRNIEGWVKRARPGTAAAEAAERALAEQAEIPASEG; encoded by the coding sequence GTGACTCGTACGGTGATCGTTCTCGCTGCGGGCGAGGGCAAGCGGATGAAGTCGGACCTGCCGAAGGTGCTCCACCCGCTGCTCGGCCGCTCCCTGGTCGGCCACGTGCTGGCCGCCGCCGCGCCGCTGGACGCGCAGACCCTGGTCGTCGTCGGCCACCGCGCCGACCAGGTCGCCGCGCACCTGGCCGAGACCGCCCCGGACGCGCGCACCGCGCTGCAGGAGCAGCAGAACGGCACCGGCCACGCGGTGCGCATCGCGCTGGAGGCGCTGGGCGAGGTCGCGGGCACGGTGGTCGTGCTCAACGGCGACGTGCCGCTGCTGCGCGAGCAGACCCTGACCGACCTGGTGACCGCGCACGAGTCGGCGGGTGCCGCGGCGACGGTGCTGGGCGCGACCGTGCCCGACCCGTCCGGCCTGGGCCGGCTGATCCGCGACGCCGACGGCGCGCTGACCCGCATCGTCGAGCAGCGCGACGCCACCGCCGACGAGCGCGCGGTCCGCGAGATCAACGCGGGCATCTACGCCTTCGACGCGGCGGCGCTGCGGGTGGCGCTGTCGAAGCTGAACTCGCACAACGACCAGGGCGAGGAATACCTGACCGACGTGTTCGGGCTGCTGGTCGCGGAGGGCTCGCCGGTGCGGGTGCACCTGGCGGACGACCACACCGAGACGCTGGGCTGCAATGACCGGGCCGAGCTGGCGGCGCTGCGGGCGCTGATGCGCGACCGGATCAACACGGCGCTGATGAAGTCCGGCGTGACGATCATCGACCCGGCCACGACCTGGATCGACGCCACGGTGACGGTCGAGCGCGACGCGGTGCTGGAGCCGAACGTGCAGCTGCGCGGGGCGACGGCGGTCGCCGCGGGCGCGGTGGTGGGCCCGGACGTGACGCTGATCGACACGACCGTGGGCGAGCAGGCCGAGGTCGTACGGGCGCACGCGGTGCAGGCGGAGATCGGCCCGAAGGTGAGCGTGGGGCCGTACGCGTATCTGCGGCCGGGCGCGGTGATCGGCCGCAAGGGCAAGGTCGGCACCTTCGTGGAGATCAAGAACGCGACGCTGGGCGAGGGCACCAAGGTGCCGCACCTGTCGTACGTGGGGGACGCGACGATCGGCGAGCAGACCAACATCGGCGCCGGGAACCTGTTCGCGAACTACAGCGGCACGGTGAAGAACCACACGGTGATCGGGTCGCACGTGAAGACGGCGTGCGACACGACGTTCGTGGCGCCGGTGCGGGTCGGCGACGGGTCGTACACGGCGGCCGGTTCGGTGATCGACAAGGACGTGCCGCCGGGCACGCTGGCGGTGGCGCGGGCGCACCAGCGCAACATCGAGGGCTGGGTGAAGCGGGCCCGTCCGGGCACGGCCGCGGCGGAGGCCGCGGAGCGGGCGCTGGCCGAGCAGGCGGAGATCCCCGCGTCGGAGGGCTGA
- a CDS encoding helix-turn-helix domain-containing protein — protein sequence MAKPELRERAVELRREGRPVPQIAQELGVARSTAFQWVRHIPLDSDAEAAARRRQHSQAMTDARWGAHRVRTAERRQAERDAGQALVGALSEHELALVGAVIFWCEGTKEKPWRANDGRVTVTNTDPRLLRIFIRFLESVGVSRAELTYRVSIHENADADEAQRWWAAQLGVPLECFRRATLKRHQPTSSRHNQAEGYHGCLVVTARRRRELYWRIEGIIDELDRRTGAADAGEPR from the coding sequence ATGGCAAAGCCTGAACTGCGCGAACGTGCTGTCGAACTCCGCCGGGAGGGCCGCCCGGTCCCACAGATCGCACAGGAGCTCGGCGTGGCCCGGTCCACCGCGTTCCAGTGGGTCCGGCACATCCCGCTGGACTCGGACGCCGAGGCCGCCGCGCGCCGCAGGCAGCACTCTCAGGCGATGACCGACGCTCGCTGGGGAGCGCACCGCGTGCGTACTGCTGAGCGCAGGCAGGCGGAGCGTGACGCCGGGCAGGCGCTCGTGGGTGCCTTGAGCGAGCACGAGCTGGCACTGGTCGGTGCGGTGATCTTCTGGTGCGAGGGAACGAAGGAGAAGCCGTGGCGGGCCAACGACGGCCGGGTGACGGTCACGAACACCGACCCGCGGCTGCTACGGATCTTCATCAGGTTCCTGGAGTCGGTCGGCGTCAGCCGCGCCGAACTCACCTATCGGGTGAGCATCCACGAGAACGCCGACGCCGACGAGGCCCAGCGCTGGTGGGCCGCACAACTCGGCGTGCCGCTGGAGTGCTTCCGCCGGGCCACCCTGAAGAGGCATCAGCCCACCAGCTCACGGCACAACCAGGCGGAGGGATATCACGGATGCCTGGTCGTGACCGCCCGGCGCAGGCGCGAACTCTACTGGCGGATCGAGGGGATCATCGACGAACTCGACCGCCGCACCGGTGCGGCGGATGCGGGTGAACCACGATAA